The genomic region CAACCCGCACCCACCCACCCACGCGCAAGCCCCGCCAACCCCCCAGCCAAACCGGCGGAGCCCTACGCCGGCTGACGTACGTTCGCGCGAACCCACTCCACGATCGACGCCGTCGTGGCCCCGGGCGTGAAGATCTCCGCCACGCCCTTCTCCTTCAGCGCCGCGATGTCCCCCTCGGGAATGATCCCGCCCCCGAACACCTTGATGTCCTCGGCCTCCCGCTCCTTCAGAAGCTCGATGACCGCGGCGAACAACGTGTTGTGCGCGCCGGACAGGATCGACAGCCCGATCGCGTCGGCGTCCTCCTGGATCGCCGTGTCCACGATCTGCTCGGGCGTCTGGTGGAGACCGGTGTAGATGACCTCCATACCCGCGTCCCGCAGCGCCCGCGCGATCACCTTCGCCCCGCGATCGTGACCGTCGAGCCCCGGCTTGGCCACCACCACACGGATCGGACCGGTTGCCACACCCATCTCTGCCTCCATGAACCGACTACACCGAGCTATGAAGCATGCGAACTCCGTAAAGATCTACCCAGACCTGTTCACACACGCACAAACCATACGGACCTGTACCGACTGATAACACCCAAGGACCGCCGTGGCGACTCGCCGCCACCGCCCCCACAGCAGATATGCCCCGCCGGCACAGCGATCCCGCACCGCACGCCCCCGAGAAGTGAACGAACGTTATGTCCAACATCCCGCAACCGGCAGTTTCGCGGTGTGGATCGAGGGGGAAATCACACGGTGGGACAAGTTCGCCGCGCACGGTCCCGCAGGATGCGGCACACGGGCCGCATCCTGCGGCCAATGGACCGCAGTCGGACCGGGCGCAAGGGGAGCCGCTACGAGGTCGCCCGCACCTCCGCGCCGACAGCCGCGCGGCATGGTGGTGCGGCGCACCGGTGATCGCACGACGACGGGCACTCCCGTCGCTCCACCGGCGTCACACACGCCGTACGTGCACGGTCACCGTCCTTGCCACCGGCTCCTCACGAGGGCACACGGGGGACGGAGCCGTCCTCTCGTGCGCCGACGGGAGGTCGGCCATGAAGGTCACCAGGGCAGTAGCGCCCCTGATTCCGCTCTGCCAAAGCCTGCTCCCCGGCAGACTGGCCGGACTCTCGCTGACCCTCCTGAAAGCGACCGCCCTGGAGATCGCGATCCTCGCGGGCCACCTCCTCCTCTACCCCACCGGCATCACCCCGGAGCGCCGCCCGACCCCGATCCCACCCGGGCCCCCGACCGACCTGGCCGACGCGGACACGGGCGTCGACGACACCCCCGGTACCAATACCGGCACCAGGCCCAGCGCCGACGCGGGCGCGGGCACCACCCGGCTCCCCACCCCCGCCAAAC from Streptomyces sp. NBC_00878 harbors:
- a CDS encoding cobalamin B12-binding domain-containing protein, which translates into the protein MGVATGPIRVVVAKPGLDGHDRGAKVIARALRDAGMEVIYTGLHQTPEQIVDTAIQEDADAIGLSILSGAHNTLFAAVIELLKEREAEDIKVFGGGIIPEGDIAALKEKGVAEIFTPGATTASIVEWVRANVRQPA